Proteins from a single region of Candidatus Rubrimentiphilum sp.:
- a CDS encoding ATP-binding protein, whose protein sequence is MRAAFGAARAVIYGRDDAPGFARVLAQAQKDRVGTPMPATVEIAQTWLDDVFKGSVITRARATDDPHDGLMRAMNAGSALIAPLIIEGRVENAIALHFTEPNAFDEIDALLLRSVASHVALALANVQVYELERLRRARAESLERVVRMLRDTRTVEEVVLVFAVTVSHEVKVACAIYEVDRTAAMRRAVRTLEPARAGMPVRFDASHLLPMLERGDLTLSEKLPDTERKRLFGSNSGAVVPLRSDENVWGFILFMDSPGAFDWQDVERRVYLRTLASHLELALSAAIGFERIQQLARALSESNEFKDDLLAMLAHDFKGPLTVIAGYCELLLENAPAAVHEELETIYSQTQRLVRLSEDAVALAQTQAGGFSLDRSILDLREVLEESVKARNRAEDRIRFEASKEPVPVSLDPGRFNHVLDNLLMNALKYSDGEVLVRVSRGDDNATITVVDRGIGIPKDELAQVFTRFGRASNARRKGISGSGVGLYVSRKIVDVHGGSIAVASTEGRGSTFTITLPLAETR, encoded by the coding sequence ATCCGCGCCGCGTTCGGCGCGGCTCGCGCCGTCATTTATGGGCGAGACGATGCTCCCGGTTTTGCGCGCGTGCTGGCGCAGGCGCAAAAAGACCGCGTCGGCACACCGATGCCGGCCACCGTGGAGATCGCGCAAACCTGGCTGGACGACGTTTTCAAAGGGTCGGTCATCACGCGAGCGCGTGCGACCGACGATCCGCACGATGGCCTGATGCGCGCCATGAACGCCGGGTCTGCCTTGATCGCACCGTTGATTATCGAGGGGCGCGTCGAAAACGCAATCGCGCTTCATTTTACGGAGCCCAACGCGTTTGACGAAATCGATGCGCTCTTGCTGCGCTCGGTGGCATCGCACGTTGCGCTGGCATTGGCCAACGTCCAAGTGTACGAACTCGAACGTCTGCGCAGGGCGCGGGCCGAGTCGCTGGAGCGCGTCGTGCGGATGCTGCGAGACACGCGCACGGTCGAAGAAGTCGTTCTCGTTTTTGCCGTTACCGTTTCACACGAGGTGAAGGTCGCGTGCGCCATCTATGAGGTCGATCGCACGGCCGCGATGCGGCGCGCGGTGCGAACGCTCGAACCGGCGCGTGCCGGTATGCCGGTGCGTTTCGATGCCTCGCACCTTTTGCCGATGCTCGAGCGCGGCGATCTGACGCTCTCCGAAAAATTGCCCGACACCGAACGCAAACGTCTTTTCGGCAGCAACAGCGGAGCGGTGGTGCCGCTGCGGAGCGACGAAAACGTTTGGGGATTCATACTCTTCATGGACTCGCCCGGAGCTTTCGATTGGCAAGACGTTGAGCGCCGCGTCTATTTGCGCACGCTCGCCTCGCATCTGGAGCTCGCGCTTTCGGCCGCGATCGGTTTCGAGCGAATTCAACAGCTGGCCCGCGCGCTCTCGGAAAGCAACGAATTCAAAGACGACCTGCTGGCGATGCTGGCCCACGACTTCAAAGGTCCGCTCACCGTCATCGCGGGCTATTGCGAACTCTTGCTCGAGAACGCGCCCGCGGCCGTGCACGAAGAACTCGAAACGATCTACTCGCAGACGCAGCGGCTGGTGCGGCTCTCCGAAGACGCGGTCGCGCTGGCGCAGACGCAGGCCGGCGGTTTTTCACTCGACCGCTCGATTCTCGACTTGCGCGAAGTACTGGAGGAGAGCGTGAAGGCGCGCAACCGCGCCGAGGATCGCATCCGCTTTGAAGCTTCGAAGGAGCCCGTGCCCGTTTCGCTGGATCCCGGGCGTTTTAATCACGTGCTGGATAACTTGCTGATGAACGCTCTGAAGTATTCGGACGGCGAGGTGCTCGTGCGGGTAAGCCGGGGCGACGACAACGCCACCATAACCGTGGTCGATCGCGGGATCGGCATCCCCAAAGACGAGCTGGCCCAGGTTTTCACCCGGTTCGGCCGCGCCAGCAACGCCCGGCGCAAGGGCATCTCCGGCTCGGGAGTGGGCCTGTATGTGAGCCGGAAGATCGTGGACGTCCACGGCGGCAGCATCGCGGTCGCCTCGACCGAGGGCCGGGGAAGCACGTTCACGATTACCCTGCCCCTGGCCGAGACCCGCTAG